The Pongo pygmaeus isolate AG05252 chromosome 18, NHGRI_mPonPyg2-v2.0_pri, whole genome shotgun sequence DNA window TTGATTGTGGCTCAGTTCTTTGAAGGAGATCAGTAGGCTTTTGTGGGGATGAAGGGGGAATTTTCTTTCTGCACTGCAGTCAGGAAGCCTCTCTGGAGCTGAGACCAGAAAGCTCTACTGTCATGGGAAGAGGCACCAGGCAAAAGGACCCATGCCTGGAGGCCAGAAAGGGTGCAGGCTGGAAGGCCAGGCAGACTTGGGCTTGAATCCTGCCCAGTCATTATTTTCCCTCTGGCAAGGCACTTTACCTTGGTGGGGAaaagtgattcttttaaaaaggagagtGTAATTCCAAATCACCTGAGTCCATGAGATGACTAATGTGCTGTCTTCATCCTAGTGCCTGGCTCACATGTGGGTTACAGCTTTTTTATCCTTCtccctggtttttgtttttaaatggctGGATAGTACTATGTATATAGGCTTGGAGAGTTTCCTCCAAAATGAAATCAATACTGCCAGCCCTAGTTtatggggggggggggcggtgaTTTCCAAATTGCACAGAACAAATGCCTCTAATATCTGCATTTCAGAGACTAGAGCCTGTCCCCGCTGGAGTAACTGACTGCAGGAGATGAGAGAGGGTCACTTGGAGGTGGGGGTCTTGGAACTGCAAGGGAGCGGAGTGTACACTGGCCAAAGGTGGAAGGTGCTGACCAGTAACTGCTTGGAAGCAACCACCGTGTTTCAATAAGATCTCAGTTGCAATCCACAGCTTGTGTGAAGGAGGGCTGCTGATTCAGCAGCAAAAGGGttggaaataaaatggaagaaatgaaaagtaGAACATACGAGTGGTGGCAATGTTTATTTCAACAGGCAGAGGGCTGGGCGTCTCCACGCAGGAATCCATGACCCTCCCCGGGGGGCTGGCTTCCAGTAACATTACTTCCCACTTCCCAAGCGCTTACTGAGTGCTGGGTGCCTAGCTTTTGAATCCCCACGGTAACCCTGTGGGAACTAtgccatctccattttacagatgagaaaactgagctcaGGGACATTAGGTGACTGCCCAAAGCCATACTGCTGGTGGGCCCCAGAGCCAAGGTTTGAACCCGAATCTCTTGAGGACAAGGTGCAGTTCCTTTGGCCCATACATTAACAACAGAGAAATTTTCATGGACATGAAACAGCCCAGAGATATTATTTCATACCCATTTAGatgaacaaagtaaaataaatggaaagaaaatcagaagtTTGAGGACACCAGTGCTGGCCAGGAAATAGAGAACCAACCACAAACCCAGGCACACTGAAGGGTGAGAGGTCAAATTGCTCCAGGtgtttggaaagcaatttggcagcTTCCAATAAAGTCCAAGACGTAGCTGGTCCAATGATGCCACCGCAGACATTTAGAGAACCTCTGTAGAGGGGGCACAGGGAGACAGCACTAGAAAGCTCAATGAATCACTGTAACtgcccaaaacaaaacaaagccgaCCGTCCTAAATGTCCCTCATTGACAGTGGGTGTATGAGGAGGTGACTGTACTCCTGGCTGCTGGTACTCTGGGGAGGGAACTTTGGTGCCCAAGGCAAGAGACTGAGGTTGAACTCTGGGACTCCCAGGAGGGGCTGATTTTCCTGAGAGCCCCGTGAGCCAAGAGTGGGGACCATCCTGATTCTCTCGGACAGGGGAAGATCTGAGCAGGGCTCCCGGCTGATTGGACGCTTCGAAATCGCACCTCTTCTCCTGTCCTAATCTCAGGCTCCAGGCCTGGCTTGCAGTTTCTGGCTCACCGCGCTGCGGTCACCGGCCCACACTCTCAGGAGCGAGGACCCTGGgcagcctccccacccccatcagcCCACTGCACCGGGCTGCTGCCATTTCCCGTACGCATTCCAGGAGGGTTGGGGACGCCGGCTTCTGCCTGAGGATTTATGGTCCAGGAAATGCATTTCAAATGGGTCCCAGGATGCTCGGATCCAAGAATCAGACACTCTCTTATGGCGGGGAAGGGGGGCGGAGTGTGAGAGTATGTCTGGAGAGAGACCTAGAAACGCCCGAATGGCGGTCCCACTTTGCTCCCCAAAAGCGCGACCGTTCCCCGAATGTGGGTGGGGCGCTACCTGTTGGCCAGGGCGCAGGGCGCACGGAATTCGGGTGACTTTGCTCCAAGATACATGCGTGTGTCCCGACTCTCTCACTTAATTTATAGGGGAGAGGGATTCGCCAAATCCCTGTTTTCTGGGGTaagcccccctccccccactcttGGACCCAGGCTGCccggaaggaagaaggaaggattgTTTGTCACCGGAGAAAACCACCTGTGGTTTGGAAAGGGCCTCAGTCGAGTCAGGGGCAGGCGGAGCAGATCCCAGCCCGGCGGGAGGGGCGACGCGCGGGGGCGGGAAGGAGCAGGGGCaggagcaggggcaggggcaggggtatGGGCGTTCAGCTCGCAGGTCCTGCCCTGCCGGCCTCACCGCCCAGCTCCCGGGAGGGGGCTGAGGGCGCCCTGAGTGCTAGGCGCCTTCCCATTACGCAGTTCCTGTGCCTTTAAATCCCACTCCCGGAGGGGGCGGGGGCGCCCCGGCTGGACCCCGGTTTCCAGTCCGACAGGGGCCCCTGGGAAGTCCAGGGCGGGAAGCGCGGGGCGGGGGGCGCGGAGGGCGGGGCGCCCGGGGTCCCCGCCCGCGCGCCGCGCCCTAGCCGGCCGGGCCGCGCCCCTCTTGGGACCGCCGCGCtccgggggcgggggcgggggcgggggcgggcgggGGCGCGCGGGCGGGCGGGGTGCGGGCGCGCGCCGCGCGGCCCGAGCGCGCGAGCCGGGCCCGGAGCGcacgccgccgccaccgccgcccgAGCCGCCGcattgctgctgctgccgccgccgccccgCGCCCGGCCCGCGGCCCCCAATATGGTGCAGCCGCCAGCGCCGCCGCCCGTGCCGCCGCCGCCCGCGGGCCCCGCCGCCGCCCTCGGGCGCCCGCAGCGCGGCAGCCGCAGGTGGGGGGCCGCGGCCCGGGCCTGAGCCGCCCCCCGCCCGGCCTCGGCGCGGCGCCCTCCCCGCGGGGCTGCCGGCGAGGGGCCCTCTCGCCGCTGAGGTGGAGCCGCGggccccgccgccgccgctcctgccccctccctccctcctcccctccccctcccctccggTCCTGTCTCCAGCGGGAGCGCGAGACGCTGGTCAGGCTCCGCGGCGCAGCTCGAAAAGGAATAATCGCCCCCGATTGACTGAAATTCCTCCGGAGCCGGCGCCGCGGCCGCCCGCGCCCGAGACCGCGCTCCGGGGCCGCGTCCTCCTCTCCTTCGGAAAACGCTCGCGACCCAGGGCCGCCGGCGGCCGCGACTCTGCTGTGTCGATCGCCTGAGTCCGTTTTCACCGTTTGCGGGATCTGGAACCGAGTTACATGCATGTCCAGTGGGGGCAGGTTTAATTTTGACGACGGAGGGTCCTACTGTGGAGGCTGGGAGGACGGCAAGGCGCACGGCCATGGCGTCTGCACCGGCCCCAAGGGCCAAGGCGAATACACTGGCTCGTGGAGCCACGGCTTCGAGGTGCTGGGCGTCTACACCTGGCCCAGCGGCAACACGTACCAGGGCACCTGGGCGCAGGGCAAGCGCCACGGCATCGGCCTGGAGAGCAAGGGGAAGTGGGTGTACAAGGGCGAGTGGACGCACGGATTCAAGGGGCGCTACGGGGTGCGGGAGTGCGCGGGCAACGGGGCCAAATACGAAGGGACCTGGAGCAACGGGCTGCAGGACGGCTACGGGACCGAGACCTACTCGGACGGAGGTAGGTGCCGCGGGCCGGGCTGGGCCGGGGCTGGAGGGAACTGCTTCCGATCGCGCCCCTTCTGTGGATCTCTGGGGAAGTTGAGCTGCGCCCTCCGGTTGGGCCGTGGGCACCAGGGGCCTTTCCCGGGCTTCCCTGGAGGCTACGGCGGCTCCTGGCTACAGGTTGCCCAGCTGCCTGGTGGGGACAGTGCCCCTGTGCCAGCTGAAGGGTGCTGGGGGCTTTCCAGGGGCAGAGCCAGGCGGGGCCCAGCAGAGCCTCCGTGCGTTGGACACAGCAGGCCGGAGACCTGCGGGAAGGGCCAGGCTGGGCCCGCGGCCCTGGGGAACCCAGCAAGGGCAGAGGGGGCTGGGAGAAGGGCCCCTCCCCTTGTTGGCTTTGCCCCCTACCCTGGAGGCCGCCCTTCGATCAGGCCCCAGCTTCGCTTCTGGTGTTCCTGAGGCGCCCGAGGGCCTTCCTCAGCCCCGAATCTGCCCAAGCCAAGGGAAAGGGAGTGATGGGGAGCGCTAGGGGCGGGGGATGCCAACCCGAACCAAAACAGCCAGGCAATACACTTCTAGGTGGTTGGACGCGGACTAGCGCTGTCGAAGCAGGCtgctggagggaggagggaggcccATCTGCTCAGTGAGAGCCCAGGAATCTCGTCTTTCAGTGGCTGCATCGTTTTCACCATTAGTTGAGGGAATCGATCTGTGCCTTCATTCTAAGATGCCACCACATTCGGGGCAGAGCCGGGGCCGGAAGCCAGGGAgctgcctgctgctgctgctgttgctgctgctgctgtaagATGGTTTCTGTGCAGGGAGCCCTGGCCGGCTCTGCAGCTGCCCGCCTGCCGGACTCTCCGATATCCACTCCTCAGTGCACCTGACGCGCACGGAGCCGGTCCTTTCCTGGAAGCCAGACCCCAAACAAACTGGCTTCCCCGACCAGTCCACTCCCATGTGGGAGCTCATCCTCAGAGGCACTGGGTCGCCTGCCTCCCTCAGGCGCCTCGCCTGTTTCAGGCATGGATGCCTGGGAAGGGAGTGAGACGCAGCAATGACTTGTGCTTCTGCCGGGAATAAAAATCCTGAACGTACGTGTGCTCTAGTCCTCCCCGCCCGCTGGCTGCCTCCGAGTCTCATGAAGAAAGCTCGGAACACCTGCTCCCCGGCCACATCCAGGAGTGGCAGGGGGCTGGAGAGTAATTATTATTTTGGCTTATGCAACTGAAAAGCAGGGTTCGTTATTACCCGAAGAGGAGGAGGAGTCTGGGGCAGTTAATTATATAATGCTCCTGCCTGTCAAAGCCGTGCCCAGCCCCGGTCTCAGGCGGCCTTTTCTGTGCCGTTGTTGTTTTCATGGAGCAGGTTGGAGAGCTTCCCTGACCCTGGGGCGCTGAGGGCTGGGCGGGAGCAGACGGTGCTCCCTTGGTTCCAGGCTgtgggcctgtgtgtgtgtatgtgtgtgtgtgtgtgtgtgtgtgtgtgcgcgcgcgtgcagGCACAGGGAGGCCCGGGCAGCAGAtgtgggtggctgagacaggcagGCAGCCTGGCGCTTCCAGCTGGGCTGTTTGGAGCCCGGGGGCTGCTATCACCCCCAGGCTCTGGCCAGGAGGCTCTGCAGACCTGTCCTCCAGAGGTGCTCCTGGCTGAGCCTGCTCCAGGAGGACTGTGCAGGCCAGGCTCACGCAGGGCATGGGGACGAGAGGAGCCAGGGCTTTCGTTGTCTCTGAAACTCCCGAGAATATCTGGGGGTGAGGCTGAGCACCCCACTCTGCCCACGCTCCTCAGACATCTCCAGTGTCCTGAGGAAtcatttctttcattcaacagataCTAATGGAATGTTTGCTATGAGCCaggtgtgccaggctctgggaaAACCACACTGAGCAAAGCAGACAGCCAGGTGTCCTAGGCTTTGGAAAAACCACACTGAGCAAAACAGACACAGATCTTTGCCCTCACGGAGCTTACATTTGAGGGAGAAGGAGTGGCGATTATGTTGTGACTTTTTAGGGAAGAAAGGATCTG harbors:
- the JPH3 gene encoding junctophilin-3 isoform X2; this translates as MSSGGRFNFDDGGSYCGGWEDGKAHGHGVCTGPKGQGEYTGSWSHGFEVLGVYTWPSGNTYQGTWAQGKRHGIGLESKGKWVYKGEWTHGFKGRYGVRECAGNGAKYEGTWSNGLQDGYGTETYSDGGGWTRTSAVEAGCWREEGGPSAQ